Proteins encoded within one genomic window of Kibdelosporangium phytohabitans:
- a CDS encoding helix-turn-helix domain-containing protein, whose amino-acid sequence MPRVEQALVRDGSPLVEFAAELRLLRTKAGTPSYREMGRAAHYSATTLSAAAGGRKLPSRAVTLAFVRACGGDEAEWEQRWHAVAVELNGKSATTPSVENVTGAPYVGLRAFGPDDANLFFGRERLVTEIIGKLDRQRLVLLFGASGSGKSSVMRAGVVPALAAAGNTVLLFTPGARPIERCSVRLGSMLGMTAGAVMDECRRDDRGLHRLVSQALDGHHDDAMMVIVVDQFEEVFALCDDEDERAGFIAALTTAAGSPDSRCRVVLGMRSDFFAHCSAYPALLDAMPDGQVVAGAMSAEELRRAVVKPARRMNCTVESALVADLIAQAYGRPGVLPLVSHVLLQVWARRSGNRLTVSGFQAAGGLEGALSRTAEDVFTGLDTAQQQLARALFGRLVALGEGTEDTKRRLDITELGDDPDLAVVLEAFTAARLLARDQDGVEITHEALIRAWPRLHGWLDDDRETLRRHRQLTDATDAWESLRRDASALYRGARLDLARDIPETRLTRRERAFLDASLAANRRRVRRSRYLTALLVVLLMVSTTTTIYAAHASREATERRNTALSQKVSGEAIALRTANRPLAAQLSLAAYRLAPTAQARDGMLGVFAHPIIGHDDYVNAAVFTPDGRTLVTGSKDQTVRLWDVTDPARPKPLATVRTGHTGTIHSVAVSPDGRTFATASADRTAQLWDIAGPRKLATLPGHTDAVYSVAFSPDGKTLGSGSWDRTSRLWDISNREAPTELAVLDGYALNVKQVAFSPDGRIFAGASDDRTVHLWDTADPREPSPITVLHTKHGDMVSSVAFSPDGRLLATGSDDRTVRLWDLTSPGQPTHRATLAGHAEVIMSVAFSPDGRVLASSADDRVVRLWDVTDPRRAAERAVLTGHDGPVQSVRFSPDGRWIASASTDYTAQLWDVDPGRVEAAACAEASPRITAAQWEKHFSGVDFQPPCP is encoded by the coding sequence GTGCCGCGTGTCGAACAAGCACTTGTCCGTGATGGTTCGCCGCTCGTGGAGTTCGCCGCTGAACTGCGACTTCTGCGCACGAAGGCCGGCACACCCTCGTATCGCGAGATGGGCCGCGCAGCCCACTACTCGGCGACCACGCTGTCGGCCGCGGCCGGCGGGCGGAAGCTGCCCAGCCGTGCGGTCACCCTGGCGTTCGTCCGGGCTTGTGGTGGTGACGAGGCCGAGTGGGAGCAGCGCTGGCACGCGGTCGCGGTGGAGCTCAACGGAAAATCCGCGACGACCCCGTCAGTCGAGAACGTCACCGGTGCGCCCTATGTGGGACTGCGCGCGTTCGGACCGGACGACGCCAATCTGTTTTTCGGACGCGAACGACTCGTCACCGAGATCATCGGCAAACTGGATCGTCAACGGCTGGTGCTGCTGTTCGGCGCGTCCGGCTCGGGTAAGTCGTCGGTGATGCGTGCGGGCGTGGTGCCCGCTCTCGCCGCGGCGGGAAATACGGTGCTGCTGTTCACTCCTGGAGCTCGTCCGATCGAGCGGTGCTCGGTGCGGCTCGGGTCGATGCTCGGCATGACCGCCGGGGCGGTGATGGACGAGTGCCGGCGGGACGACCGAGGCTTGCACCGGCTCGTCTCGCAGGCATTGGACGGCCATCACGACGACGCGATGATGGTCATCGTCGTCGACCAGTTCGAGGAAGTGTTCGCGCTTTGCGATGACGAGGACGAGCGCGCCGGATTCATCGCCGCGCTGACGACCGCGGCGGGCTCGCCGGACAGCCGGTGCCGGGTCGTGCTCGGTATGCGGTCGGATTTCTTCGCGCATTGCTCGGCGTATCCGGCGCTGCTGGATGCCATGCCGGATGGGCAGGTGGTCGCCGGGGCGATGAGCGCGGAGGAGTTGCGCCGGGCTGTGGTGAAGCCCGCGCGGCGGATGAACTGCACGGTGGAAAGCGCGCTGGTGGCGGACCTGATCGCACAGGCGTACGGACGGCCCGGTGTCCTGCCGCTGGTGTCGCACGTGTTGCTGCAGGTGTGGGCGCGCCGCAGCGGCAACCGGCTCACGGTCAGCGGTTTCCAGGCCGCAGGCGGGCTCGAGGGCGCGTTGAGCCGCACGGCGGAAGACGTGTTCACCGGCCTGGACACGGCCCAGCAGCAGCTGGCCAGGGCGTTGTTCGGCAGGCTGGTCGCACTCGGCGAGGGCACCGAGGACACCAAACGACGGCTGGACATCACCGAACTCGGCGACGACCCGGACCTCGCAGTCGTGCTGGAGGCGTTCACCGCCGCGCGGCTGCTCGCCAGGGACCAGGACGGAGTGGAGATCACGCACGAGGCGCTGATCCGAGCCTGGCCCCGCCTGCACGGCTGGCTCGACGACGACCGGGAGACCCTCCGCCGCCACCGCCAGCTCACCGACGCGACAGACGCGTGGGAGTCACTCCGCCGGGACGCCAGCGCGCTGTACCGGGGTGCCCGGCTCGACCTCGCGCGCGACATCCCCGAAACCCGCCTGACCCGCCGCGAACGCGCGTTCCTCGATGCCAGCCTGGCCGCGAACCGGCGCCGGGTCCGGCGGTCGCGGTATCTGACCGCGTTGCTCGTGGTTCTGCTGATGGTCAGCACCACGACGACCATCTACGCCGCACACGCGAGCCGTGAGGCCACCGAGCGGCGCAACACCGCCCTGTCCCAGAAGGTCAGCGGCGAGGCCATCGCGTTGCGCACCGCCAACCGGCCGCTGGCCGCTCAGCTGAGCCTCGCCGCGTACCGCCTGGCACCCACCGCACAGGCCCGGGACGGCATGCTCGGCGTATTCGCCCACCCGATCATCGGACACGACGACTACGTCAACGCGGCGGTGTTCACCCCGGACGGGCGCACACTCGTGACCGGGAGCAAAGACCAGACCGTACGACTGTGGGACGTCACCGATCCCGCCAGGCCAAAACCGCTCGCCACCGTGCGGACCGGGCACACCGGCACCATCCACTCGGTCGCCGTCAGCCCTGACGGCCGGACGTTCGCCACGGCCAGCGCCGACCGGACGGCCCAACTCTGGGACATCGCGGGTCCACGCAAGCTCGCGACGCTGCCGGGCCACACCGACGCGGTCTACTCCGTCGCGTTCAGCCCCGACGGCAAGACGCTGGGGTCGGGCAGCTGGGACCGCACCTCCCGGTTGTGGGACATCAGCAACCGTGAGGCCCCGACGGAACTGGCCGTCCTCGACGGGTACGCCCTCAATGTCAAGCAGGTCGCCTTCAGCCCAGACGGGCGGATTTTCGCGGGCGCGTCCGACGACCGCACGGTACACCTCTGGGACACCGCCGATCCCCGCGAACCCAGCCCGATCACAGTGCTGCACACCAAACACGGCGACATGGTCAGCTCCGTGGCGTTCAGCCCCGACGGCCGCCTGCTCGCCACCGGTAGCGACGACCGCACGGTTCGCCTGTGGGACCTGACAAGCCCAGGGCAACCGACCCACCGCGCCACGCTCGCCGGGCACGCCGAGGTGATCATGTCGGTGGCGTTCAGCCCGGACGGGCGCGTTCTCGCCAGCTCCGCCGACGATCGCGTTGTGCGGCTGTGGGACGTCACGGACCCTCGGCGTGCCGCCGAGCGGGCCGTCCTCACCGGACACGACGGCC
- a CDS encoding glucosaminidase domain-containing protein produces MPGRADYRGGIGARGFEPLPDRAAVATLLTMRRFRANPDHESDTAEHCQPAERGGAGHRPVNQAGLILQLQRTAGNRAVGAALGPMVVQRQEVPAQAPADEKPVPAEELPAEPVATSAPPQAPAPGTGVVLTDADKQRFAADPKPVDFYVQYHELALADQIATGVPALVTLAQMAFESNWAMGASASFFGVKGDPDGPASEVHWLWTTEPVTARDSVRERYKKYKEFAEKDPEPDKANYQVKLPFRKYSGAAEAIAGHSRALHGKGYAAAWSKSADPEEFAKAVAAAGYAAGAGYGEGLVSTIRTLNKAAAYAKDKDMLRGEDMLKHAKRMFDVLAADPSSNGIAKAHKLVPQAIPGSYAVLSDEGLKLELRRLREILVSMGVPPGVADEVCQP; encoded by the coding sequence ATGCCCGGACGGGCAGACTATCGGGGAGGCATCGGAGCACGTGGTTTCGAGCCATTGCCAGACCGGGCTGCGGTGGCGACACTCCTCACCATGCGGCGGTTTCGAGCGAATCCGGACCACGAAAGCGATACGGCCGAGCACTGTCAACCGGCGGAGCGGGGCGGCGCCGGTCACCGGCCGGTGAACCAGGCCGGGCTGATCCTGCAACTGCAGCGGACGGCGGGCAATCGCGCGGTAGGCGCCGCCCTCGGCCCGATGGTGGTTCAACGTCAGGAGGTGCCCGCGCAGGCGCCCGCCGATGAAAAGCCGGTTCCCGCCGAGGAGTTGCCGGCCGAGCCGGTGGCGACGTCGGCCCCGCCGCAAGCCCCTGCGCCCGGCACCGGGGTCGTCCTCACCGACGCGGACAAGCAGCGCTTCGCCGCGGACCCCAAGCCTGTCGACTTCTACGTCCAGTACCACGAACTGGCACTGGCCGACCAGATCGCCACCGGCGTGCCCGCGCTGGTCACGCTCGCCCAGATGGCCTTCGAAAGCAACTGGGCGATGGGCGCCAGCGCCAGCTTCTTCGGAGTGAAGGGCGACCCGGACGGCCCGGCGTCGGAAGTCCACTGGTTGTGGACCACCGAACCGGTGACCGCGCGGGACAGCGTCCGCGAGCGGTACAAGAAGTACAAGGAGTTCGCCGAGAAGGACCCGGAACCCGACAAGGCGAACTACCAGGTGAAGTTGCCGTTCCGGAAGTATTCCGGCGCAGCGGAGGCGATCGCCGGGCACAGCAGGGCGCTGCACGGAAAGGGGTACGCCGCCGCCTGGTCGAAGTCCGCCGACCCGGAAGAATTCGCGAAGGCTGTCGCCGCCGCCGGATATGCCGCCGGGGCGGGCTACGGCGAGGGATTGGTATCGACCATCCGAACGTTGAACAAGGCTGCCGCGTACGCCAAGGACAAAGACATGCTGCGCGGGGAGGACATGCTCAAACACGCCAAACGCATGTTCGACGTTCTGGCGGCCGATCCTTCGAGCAACGGTATCGCCAAAGCGCACAAGCTGGTGCCACAAGCCATTCCCGGCTCTTACGCCGTGCTGTCCGACGAGGGATTGAAACTGGAGCTCCGGAGGCTGAGGGAGATCCTGGTGAGCATGGGCGTGCCGCCCGGCGTCGCCGACGAGGTGTGCCAGCCCTGA